In a single window of the Portunus trituberculatus isolate SZX2019 chromosome 9, ASM1759143v1, whole genome shotgun sequence genome:
- the LOC123501629 gene encoding hemocyte protein-glutamine gamma-glutamyltransferase-like codes for MKMNKYHIGRAIMTKSSGKDDDFGDDDGEDVVNDYKNTEGSVAERMAIQNAIRGSRRAMQYYNIKSDGKEDVAFDLIDIDKITMGHPFQVNVVVRNESNEKRKVYAVLNSRSLYYTGVNVAHIKKAEGTFVLEPNGTQEVAMTL; via the exons ATGAAGATGAACAAATACCACATCGGCAGAGCG ATCATGACAAAGAGCAGTGGCAAGGATGATGactttggtgatgatgatggtgaggacgTGGTGAATGACTACAAGAACACTGAGGGGTCCGTGGCAGAGCGTATGGCGATCCAGAACGCCATCCGTGGGTCGAGGCGTGCCATGCAGTACTACAACATTAAGAGTGATGGCAAGGAGGACGTGGCGTTTGACCTCATCGACATTGACAAGATCACTATGGGCCATCCGTTCCAGGTCAAT GTTGTTGTCCGTAACGAGTCCaacgagaagaggaaggtaTATGCCGTGCTCAACTCTCGCTCTCTCTACTACACTGGTGTCAATGTTGCTCACATCAAGAAGGCTGAGGGCACTTTTGTCCTGGAGCCCAATGgaacccag GAGGTTGCCATGACATTGTAG
- the LOC123501630 gene encoding uncharacterized protein LOC123501630, which translates to MLEFAWFRCRWEEQRDCRASNRVGSDYNSWINTLRSDFTRDLRRRNRVEAEAEKRHKPSVSKGTMGVVMVNSDKLTRTKDEWDCRIDPGTRGKDLVVQVRGRGAGRRNWVERTRGSDRRYYVRLGKGE; encoded by the exons ATGTTGGAGTTTGCTTGGTTCAGGTGTAGATGGGAAGAGCAGAGAGACTGTAGGGCTTCGAACCGTGTCGGGAGTGACTATAACTCGTGGATCAACACTCTGAGGTCCGACTTCACCCGTGACTTGAGGCGACGCAACAGGGTGGAGGCCGAGGCGGAGAAAC GACACAAGCCATCAGTATCTAAGGGAACCATGGGCGTTGTGATGGTGAACAGTGACAAGCTGACTCGCACCAAGGATGAGTGGGACTGCCGCATTGACCCTGGCACCCGTGGAAAGGATCTGGTGGTGCAGGTGCGTGGGAGAGGCGCTGGGAGGAGGAACTGGGTTGAAAGAACACGTGGAAGTGATAGGAGATATTATGTTAGACtgggaaagggagagtaa